A genomic stretch from Frigoribacterium sp. PvP032 includes:
- a CDS encoding phosphatidate cytidylyltransferase translates to MSDAPDGARPDESAPTPKTTLGSRRADFDARAQAARHDLENQIRSRRAQLGARNEKLTARTGRNLPAAIAVGVGLGAAVLLSLVFEPAFFMIVAGALIGSLCFELTSALRFAGRDVPRLPSVLVGLAMVPLAFVFGVQGQWLGLIGGVLVVSLWRVAELVRPSHRKPASVVWRDIGAGAFVQIYCSFLGSFMLVLAAEPNGANWTLATLIIVIAVDTGAYATGLNFGKHPMAPRISPKKTWEGFAGSVAASLIAAVLTSWLMLDEPWWFGFVLGGVIIFTATIGDLSESLIKRDLGIKDISTWLPGHGGFLDRLDSTLPSAAAAYALYLLVT, encoded by the coding sequence ATGAGCGACGCTCCCGACGGCGCACGCCCCGACGAGTCGGCGCCGACACCCAAGACCACCCTCGGCAGCCGTCGCGCCGACTTCGACGCCAGGGCCCAGGCCGCGCGGCACGACCTCGAGAACCAGATCCGCAGCCGCCGGGCCCAGCTCGGCGCCCGCAACGAGAAGCTGACTGCCCGGACGGGGCGCAACCTCCCCGCCGCCATCGCGGTCGGCGTCGGGCTCGGGGCTGCTGTCCTGCTGAGCCTGGTCTTCGAGCCGGCGTTCTTCATGATCGTGGCCGGGGCGCTCATCGGCTCGCTCTGCTTCGAGCTGACGAGTGCGCTGCGGTTCGCGGGGCGCGACGTGCCGCGTCTGCCCAGCGTGCTCGTGGGCCTGGCGATGGTGCCGCTGGCCTTCGTCTTCGGCGTGCAGGGCCAGTGGCTCGGCCTCATCGGCGGCGTCCTCGTCGTCTCGCTGTGGCGGGTCGCGGAGCTGGTGCGTCCCTCGCACCGCAAGCCCGCCTCCGTCGTCTGGCGCGACATCGGTGCCGGGGCCTTCGTGCAGATCTACTGCTCGTTCCTCGGCAGCTTCATGCTCGTCCTCGCGGCCGAGCCCAACGGCGCGAACTGGACCCTGGCGACGCTCATCATCGTCATCGCCGTCGACACGGGCGCCTACGCGACCGGCCTCAACTTCGGCAAGCACCCGATGGCCCCGCGCATCAGCCCGAAGAAGACGTGGGAGGGCTTCGCCGGGTCGGTGGCCGCCAGCCTGATCGCGGCCGTGCTGACCTCGTGGCTGATGCTCGACGAGCCCTGGTGGTTCGGCTTCGTGCTCGGCGGCGTGATCATCTTCACGGCGACGATCGGCGACCTGTCGGAGTCGCTCATCAAGCGCGACCTGGGCATCAAGGACATCAGCACGTGGCTGCCCGGCCACGGCGGGTTCCTCGACCGGCTGGACAGCACGCTGCCGTCCGCGGCAGCGGCCTACGCGCTGTACCTGCTCGTCACCTGA
- a CDS encoding DivIVA domain-containing protein, whose protein sequence is MDGVSSTFPTVPKGQRGYDVSEVEAFLAEARAAYTGGGESPSSVDSARIRRAAFAMRKGGYSPAHVDQALERLEDAFASRERDRAVSAAGDEGWYGEARSAAEEIVARLDRPLGQRFDRVSLLTVGYHPKDVDRLARRLQGYFSDGKALSIDDVRGSVFRARRGGYREAQVDVLLDAVVDVMLAVR, encoded by the coding sequence ATGGACGGCGTGAGCTCAACATTCCCGACGGTGCCCAAGGGCCAGCGCGGCTACGACGTGTCCGAGGTCGAGGCGTTCCTCGCCGAGGCGAGGGCCGCCTACACGGGTGGCGGCGAGTCGCCGTCGTCCGTCGACTCGGCTCGCATCCGCCGTGCAGCGTTCGCGATGCGCAAGGGCGGCTACTCGCCCGCCCACGTCGACCAGGCCCTCGAGCGTCTGGAGGACGCCTTCGCGAGTCGGGAGCGCGACCGGGCGGTCAGCGCGGCCGGCGACGAGGGCTGGTACGGCGAGGCGCGCAGCGCGGCCGAGGAGATCGTGGCGCGGCTCGACCGCCCGCTCGGCCAGCGGTTCGACCGGGTCAGCCTGCTGACCGTCGGCTACCACCCGAAGGACGTCGACCGGCTGGCGCGTCGGCTGCAGGGCTACTTCTCCGACGGCAAGGCGCTCAGCATCGACGACGTGCGCGGCTCGGTGTTCCGCGCCCGGCGCGGGGGATACCGCGAGGCCCAGGTCGACGTGCTCCTCGACGCGGTGGTCGACGTCATGCTCGCCGTCCGCTGA